A region from the Polaribacter sp. Hel1_33_78 genome encodes:
- a CDS encoding purine-nucleoside phosphorylase gives MKQQQLKETIDFLISEGITNPEIGIVLGTGLGKLVDEISITKEITYSKIPNFPIATVEFHSGKLIYGELSGKKVLVMAGRFHLYEGYNPWEVTYGIRTMHGLGIKNLLVSNAAGAINLCYNKGDLMLIEDHINLQGSSPLAFKGANNFGNIFADMLAPYSQEINAKIIAIAKQQNILLHKGIYASVLGPQLETRAEYRMLQILETDAVGMSTTPEVIVAKQLNLPCAAISVLTDECDPKNLQPVDINEIIAIAGKAEPKLITLFKEVIKMI, from the coding sequence ATGAAACAGCAACAATTAAAAGAAACAATCGATTTTTTAATATCGGAAGGAATTACAAATCCAGAAATAGGAATTGTCTTAGGTACAGGATTAGGAAAACTAGTCGATGAAATTTCAATTACAAAAGAAATTACCTATTCTAAGATTCCAAATTTTCCTATTGCTACTGTAGAGTTTCATTCTGGCAAATTAATTTACGGAGAATTGTCAGGCAAGAAAGTGCTAGTGATGGCAGGTCGTTTTCATTTATATGAAGGATACAATCCTTGGGAAGTAACTTACGGTATTAGGACCATGCATGGTTTAGGAATTAAAAACTTATTAGTTTCAAATGCCGCAGGGGCCATAAATTTATGCTATAATAAAGGGGACTTAATGCTAATTGAAGACCACATTAATTTACAAGGAAGCTCTCCTCTTGCATTTAAGGGCGCTAACAATTTTGGGAATATTTTTGCAGACATGTTAGCACCCTACTCACAAGAAATCAATGCTAAAATTATTGCCATCGCGAAACAGCAAAACATTCTGCTGCATAAAGGTATTTATGCAAGTGTTCTAGGACCTCAATTAGAGACTAGAGCAGAATACAGAATGTTACAAATTTTAGAAACAGACGCTGTAGGTATGAGCACTACACCAGAAGTTATCGTTGCCAAACAACTCAATTTACCTTGTGCTGCTATTTCTGTTTTAACCGATGAATGTGACCCTAAAAACTTACAGCCAGTCGATATTAATGAAATTATTGCAATTGCTGGTAAAGCTGAACCTAAACTGATTACACTCTTTAAGGAAGTTATTAAAATGATTTAA
- a CDS encoding TIGR04282 family arsenosugar biosynthesis glycosyltransferase, whose product MNKNLLLIFTRNPELGKVKTRLAKTVGNETALEIYKYLLQKTRDISLQVSSDREVYYSVKIRSNDIWDSKNYQKNQQVGEDLGIRMQNAFKNGFDAGYKKVVIIGSDLYDLTSENIEKAFTELDNNDVVLGPAEDGGYYLLGMNLLHSTIFKNKKWGTQTVRKDTLTDLKDKKVHLLEELNDIDIFEDIKYHPSFQQFL is encoded by the coding sequence ATGAATAAAAACTTGTTATTAATCTTTACCCGAAATCCTGAATTAGGAAAAGTAAAAACACGTTTAGCCAAAACAGTTGGTAACGAAACTGCGTTAGAAATCTATAAATACTTACTTCAAAAAACGAGAGATATTTCGTTACAAGTATCTTCCGATAGAGAAGTGTATTATTCCGTAAAAATTAGGTCTAATGATATTTGGGATTCAAAAAACTATCAAAAAAACCAACAAGTTGGAGAAGATCTCGGCATCAGAATGCAAAATGCTTTTAAAAATGGATTTGATGCTGGATATAAAAAAGTAGTAATTATAGGCAGTGACCTTTATGATTTAACATCCGAAAACATAGAAAAAGCGTTTACTGAATTAGATAATAATGATGTAGTTCTTGGACCTGCAGAAGATGGTGGTTATTATTTACTGGGTATGAATTTGTTGCATTCAACAATCTTCAAAAACAAAAAGTGGGGCACACAGACTGTTAGAAAAGATACTTTAACAGATTTAAAAGATAAAAAAGTACATTTGTTAGAGGAACTGAACGATATAGACATCTTTGAAGATATAAAATATCATCCCTCCTTTCAGCAATTTTTATAA